The Spiroplasma endosymbiont of Atherix ibis nucleotide sequence ATTGTTTATTTATTTTATAAAATTTTTTAGAAAGATGAAGAAAATATGAAAAACTTATTAAGTGTATTGGCAACACTAGGTTTTGTTGCTTCAACAACTACAAGTCTAGTTGCATGTGTTACAAAACCTAATTCAAAACCAATAGAACCAACAAAAGATATTACTCAAATAGTTAAGGAATTTCAAAAAGATGTAGAGAAAATTTATAGTGAACATATTAAAAATGAAGTTCTACAAAATCTTATTGGTTTGGAAGAAAATGAGAAAAATTATTTATTTATTAAAAAAGATAATATTTTAAAATTTTCTAATAAAGAAGCTAATATAACTCAAAAAAATAAAAATGAAATCAATAATGATGAAAGTAAAATTTTAAAATTTGATTTATTAAAACAGAAATTAAATGAGTTAAAAAAAGTTAATGAATATAAAATTATTTTAGATGAAGTTGAATCAGTTTATGATGGATTTCAAACTATATTTGATAATAATTTTAAAATAAGATCTGGAGTAATAAATACACATGCTTACATTGGAAATTTTATTAATGATTATAAAATAACTGTAAATTATAAAGGCATTAATGATATAGAAAAATATGAAATTAAAGATACATTCAAATATACTTCAACAGAAAGTAAAACTTTTAAAGTATCTTTAGATAATTTAATTAAAAATATTGAAAAAGATATTTTATTATCAGATGAAATGAAAGAATTTTCAAATATAGAATGAAAACAAGTTAAAAAAGAGCAAGAACAAATATATATGGGATACTCAGATTTAATTACTAGACATGAGTATGGAGATAAATTTTATAATCAAAGTAAAAATAAGCTTAAAATAGTTAATTTTATTAAAAATAATTATTTTAAAGATTTTTTAAATCTAAATATGGATTTTTCTAAAAATAAAAGTTTAGAAGTTTCAACAAAAAGAAAAGTTACTTTAGCTAAAATATTTGAACTAAAAGATGCAACTAAGTTTACTACTTTTAATAATATTTCAAGTTCAGAAAAAATTTTTAACACTATTTTTAGAATAAGTTCAGAAAATGAAGAAAGTAAAAGAACATTAAAAAATTTGTATTTTAATGATAAAAATATAGATCAATGAAATAAAGAATTTTTATTATTTAAAGATAATTATCTAAAAACTAGAAAATTTACAAAATATCAATTAGAAAAAATTAATCAATCTAGTGCCTATATTGAAGCAGATGCTATTTTTGAAGTTAATGTTAAAAATCTTTCTATTATAATAGGTAGTGGAGAAAATGAATATAAACATGAATTACCAAGTTTTAATTTTTTATTTACATATATTGTTACATCAAATTTACAAAAAAAATATGATTTAATTAATGACTATACTTTAAAAGAATTAATTAGTAATTTTCACAAAGTTTATGGCATAGATAAAAAATATAAATATCCAGATTTTAATTCTGATGATAATTATTTAATGAATATTGGAAATAAAGAAATAATAGAAAGTATAAAAAAGAATAAATTTAAAAGTTCTGATAGTGGAGCTGTTTCACATATGTTTCATCGTTTTGTAAATGATCAAATAGAAAATACAAAAGCTAAAAAAATATTTGAGCAATCTAAGTTATGAAATACAATAGATAAGATTAATGATAATTTTTATATATTTGATAATTCTATTAATAATTTTTTTAATTATAAAAATTCAAGTAATAATGGAATAAAAAATAATATACTAGATTATAAATTAGAAAGTGATGGGCTAAAGTTAATACCTGCAATTAGTGGAAGCAAAAGTAGAGAGTCAGATTCTATTACATTTAAATTGGGATATTTAGCAGTTAATTTTAATTATGAGAAATTATTTAAGTTAAAAGAAGAGCAAAAAACAAAAATATTTTTTAAATTTATTTAAATGTTATTTAAAAAAGTTTAAATAACATTAATTTTTAATAAAGAAAGTTAAAGTGAATAGCTGTATTTTCAGCTATTTTTATTTATATAATTTTGTTTTATAAAATGCTTACTTATTTTTTATTCTATATTTAAAAACTATTTTGAAATTTTCTTGAGTTATATTATTTATCTTATTTAATAAAATCAGTTAGATAATATTTTTTTATATTTGTTAATTATTGTTCCAGTAGTTGAGTTAAATTTTATTGCAAATTCCTTTAGAGAATAACAATTCAAACTTAATTCATTTTTTTGAGTTCATTTTCTAAACTTTTGTCTTTTTTAGTCATATATTTTTTCCTTTCTATTATTATATAAAAGTGTCTCCTAAAATGGGGGAACCTTCTTATAATTTATTAGTTTTTTTATTGCTTTTTTTTTTTTTTTTTGTAAAATATTTTTGTAAAATAGTTATAAAAATGGAAAAAATTCCTTTTTTATATAAATTAAGATTTTAATTTTTAAATCATAGCTAATAAATTTTAATTTATAGTTAATATTCAAATTTTTAATCTAAAAATTATATTTAACATTTGAATTTAATTAAACTTTTTACAACTTAACTTATAAATCAATATCAAAAGTAAAAATTTAAGGAGGAAAATATATGAAAAATAAAATTAATGTGTACTCAGAAATAGAACCTTTAGAATCTGTTTTAATCCATAGACCTGGTAAAGAAATAGAAAATTTAACCCCTGATTTACTTGAAAGATTGTTATTTGATGATATACCTTTTTTAAAGGTTGCTCAAAAGGAACATGATAAATTTGCTGAAGTTCTTAAAAATAATAAAGTACAAGTTTTTTATATTGAAAAACTTGTACAAGAAGCTTTAGATCAAAATCCTGATTTAAAGGAAAAATTTGTAAATCAATTTATTGATGAAGCAAAAATTGAAAAAGAATGAAGGACTAGATATAAAGAATTTTTATTAAGTATGTCTAATTTAGATATGGTAAATGAAATGATAGGAGGTACTAAAAAAATTGATTTAGATTCAAAAGATAGAAGTGATTATCCATTTATATCAGATCCACTTCCAAATTTATTATTTCAAAGAGATCCATTTGCTTCTGTAGGAAATGGAATATTTTTAAATAAAATGTGAAGTGTTACAAGAAATAGAGAAACAATATTTGCAGATTTTGTTTTTAAAAATCATAAAGATTTTAAAAACAAAATTGAAATATTCTATGATAGAAATAATCAATTTCCAATTGAGGGTGGAGATGTTTTAGTTTTAAATAAAGAAACTTTAATTATAGGTATTTCTCAAAGAACTAGTATTGATGCTGTTAGATTACTTTCTAATAAACTTTTTGAAAATACATCATTTAAAAAAATAATTGCTATAGATTTGCCAAAAACAAGAAGCTATATGCACCTTGATACAGTCTTTACAAATATTGACTATGATAAATTTATTGTTCACCCTTTAATTTTTGATGATATTAATAATTTTAAAATAATTGAAATATCACAAAATGGTGAAAGAGAAATCAAAGAGAGCTTAGTGAAATTTTTAGAAGATATAACAGGTAAAAAAATTCAATTAATAAAATGTGGTGGAGATGATTCAATTGCAGCAGGAAGAGAACAATGAAATGATGGAACAAATGTTTTAGCAATTGCTCCTGGAGTTGTTATTGCTTATGAAAGAAATTGAGCAACAATTGAACTTTTAGAAAAAGCAAAAGTGAAAGTTTTAAAAATACCAAGTAGTGAATTATCAAGAGGTAGAGGTGGACCAAGATGTATGTCTATGCCTATTGTAAGAAATTAAAAATAATAAAAAGAAATGAGGAATTTTAATAATGATAAATTTAAGAGGAAGAAGTTTGCTAACTGTATTAGATTTTTCTAGAAGAGAAATAGAATACTTACTTGATTTAGCAAGAGATTTAAAAAGAGCCAAATATGCTGGTAATGAAATTCAAAGATTAAAAGGTAAAAACATATGTCTTTTATTTCAAAAAACAAGTACTAGAACAAGATGTGCTTTTGAAGTAGCAGCAATGGATCAAGGAGCAGGTGTCACATATATTGGTTCTGATGGATCACAAATGGGAATTAAAGAATCAATTTCAGATACTGCTCGTGTTTTAGGAAGAATGTATGATGCTATTGAATTTAGATGTAACAGTCATGATGATGTAGTTGAACTTGCAAAATATGCTGGAGTTCCTGTATTTAATGGTTTGTCAGATAAATTTCATCCATCACAAATGATTGCTGATTTTATGACAATTATTGAAAAATTTGGAACTTTAAAAGATAAAAAACTTGTTTTTTGTGGTGATGCCAGAAACAATATGGGTAACTCATTAATGGCTTGTTGTGCTAAACTAGGAGTTTCATTTACAGCAGCTGCACCAAAACAATTATGACCAGATCAAGATTTAATTAAAACTTGTAAAGAAATTGCAAAAGAAACAGGAGCTGTAATTGAATTTGAAGAAGATATTAAAAAAGCTGTTGTAGGAGCAGATGTTATTTATACAGATATATGAGTTTCAATGGGAGAACCAGAATCTGTTTGAGAAGAAAGAATAAAATTATTAAAACCATATCAAGTTAATATGGAATTGTTTAAATTAGCAAATAAAGATGCTATATTTATGCACTGTCTACCTTCATATCATGATTTAAATACAGATATTGGTAAAAAAATTCATGAAAAATATGGTTTAACTGAAATGGAAGTTACAAATGAAGTTTTTGAATCAAAAAAATCATGAGCTTTTGAAGAAGCAGAAAATAGACTTCATTCTATTAAAGCGATAATGGTTGCAATGATTGGACTTTAAAAAAATACTAATTTAATAATATTAAATTTGTGAAAGGAGTATTATGAAAAAAATAAAAGAAAAAAAGAAATTTCAACTACCAACAGCTTTTACTATTCTTTTCTTTATAATTACATTCTTTGTTATTTTATCTTGAATTTTAAAATGAAGTGGTGTAAGTTATGAAGTTAATAAAGAAAGTTATAATGTACAAGCTTTAGGTATATTGGATATATTTTATTCAATTATTCAAGGATTTCTCTCTAAAGCTGAAATAATAATTTTTATATTAGTTTTAGGAGGATTTATAAATGTAGTTTTAGAAACAAAAGCTTTAGAAGCTTTTACACAGTCAGTATCTAAAAAATTAGGTAATAAAGCTATTTGATTAATTCCAATTCTAATGTTATTCTTTAGCTTTTGTGGTTCAACATATGGAATGGCAGAAGAGTCCCTGGGATTTTATCTAATTATAATTCCTTTAATATTGTCATCGGGATATGATAAATTTACAGGTTTGTTAATAGTATTGTTTGGTGCAGGTGCAGGTGTGATATCTTCTACAGTTAATCCATTTGTTATTGCAGCTGCCACTGATGCAACTGGGGGTAAAATTTCAAGTGGAGAAGGTATGGCTTGAAGATGAATAAGTTGAATCTTTATTACTTTATTTGCCATTTTATATGTAATGTGATATGCAATTAGAACTAAAAAAAATCCAAATAAATCAGTGACATT carries:
- a CDS encoding arginine deiminase, whose translation is MKNKINVYSEIEPLESVLIHRPGKEIENLTPDLLERLLFDDIPFLKVAQKEHDKFAEVLKNNKVQVFYIEKLVQEALDQNPDLKEKFVNQFIDEAKIEKEWRTRYKEFLLSMSNLDMVNEMIGGTKKIDLDSKDRSDYPFISDPLPNLLFQRDPFASVGNGIFLNKMWSVTRNRETIFADFVFKNHKDFKNKIEIFYDRNNQFPIEGGDVLVLNKETLIIGISQRTSIDAVRLLSNKLFENTSFKKIIAIDLPKTRSYMHLDTVFTNIDYDKFIVHPLIFDDINNFKIIEISQNGEREIKESLVKFLEDITGKKIQLIKCGGDDSIAAGREQWNDGTNVLAIAPGVVIAYERNWATIELLEKAKVKVLKIPSSELSRGRGGPRCMSMPIVRN
- the argF gene encoding ornithine carbamoyltransferase; its protein translation is MMINLRGRSLLTVLDFSRREIEYLLDLARDLKRAKYAGNEIQRLKGKNICLLFQKTSTRTRCAFEVAAMDQGAGVTYIGSDGSQMGIKESISDTARVLGRMYDAIEFRCNSHDDVVELAKYAGVPVFNGLSDKFHPSQMIADFMTIIEKFGTLKDKKLVFCGDARNNMGNSLMACCAKLGVSFTAAAPKQLWPDQDLIKTCKEIAKETGAVIEFEEDIKKAVVGADVIYTDIWVSMGEPESVWEERIKLLKPYQVNMELFKLANKDAIFMHCLPSYHDLNTDIGKKIHEKYGLTEMEVTNEVFESKKSWAFEEAENRLHSIKAIMVAMIGL